ACAACACCCACAACAACTTTGACATTCGTGACAACTATGACAACTTCAACCAGCTGACAGCCAACAACGAGACAAGAGTTTTAAGACGAGGCAAACGTTACCTGGAATTTACCAAAGGTTCGCGTATGTCGGTGGGTTTTGTTCAACATCTCAAAGGATGTCTCATTTTCACCCTATCTCCCTCCCTCTGCAGTGGCGTACCAACGGCAAAAACAATCTCATTAAAATCAACACACTTTTCTCCTATGGTTATGGCTTTCGAGCCAATTATCCGTTTCCCGATCCCCAGGATCAACGCAAGAGAAATCGTGTCTTCTTTAAGCgtgatttattttcaaaattggaaacCGCCTTAGATGGGTAGGTCATAGTTTTTCCCTTAGCATGTATTCAGTTAATGATTCTACTTCTATATAGCCATGGCTTTGATGGACGCGCCTGTTTATTGAAATCATTCTGCACGGCACTTTTGGATGTCGATAAGTCTCAGCAAAAGAGCGGCATGTTGTTTAAATTGCTAAAGTTAATATTCAGGTgagtaaataattatatgataCCATGAAATTGAGGTTAAAGGTATTGAAATTGTAGTAACATAGTCAAAAACACCTAGAGATATTAATTGTATTCTGAAAACTATAACAATATGTGAAACTTATTATAAATGgtttaaactaaaaatgctCCAAATTTCATAGTATTTGGTCATAGCAAagtattgttaatttaaatatgatgaGATTTTTCTGGGAACTCGTATAGCGATAAAAGCTTTAATAAAAGTTCTTAAGAACTAGGTCAGATAGAGCAATTAGCAGCTGCGTAATAATGCGTATTCCAAATAGAATCATTGTGATATCTGTTAGAACATCGTGCTTTTGTCACACTTGTAACCAGTTGGACAGTTATCATTTGGGGTTTTAGTTTGACATTTCCGCTGTAACCACAACAATGGGTGCTCTACGGATCCCGCTGCTGCTTGTGGTGATGATCACCGTGGCAATGACTTTGGAACAGAATGCCACGATGCCGTTGAGAAGACAAAGGCGATTTCTGGACATAATAGAGACAAGTCGGCTATTTGTGGGTAACATTTTGCGATATAAAAACTGCTCCAGTTGCCTTTGTCGCTGTAGTTAACTGacgcaattttatttttttggaattcAAAGTTTCGCGTTAACGTCAAAAACAATGTGATACCAAAGCCAACAATTTGGGCACATGGCTATGGCTTTCGTGCCAATACTCCCATACTGGTGAAGCGCGAGAATCGACCCTTCAGAAGGGACACCTATGAGTTAGTTCACGAGCTCATGGAACGCAGCGGTTTTGATGGCCAGGCATGTGTGCTAAAGGCTTACTGCACTGCCTTGGCCGGGGATCATGGTCAGGGATTCTTGTTTAAGCTTTTGAAGTATATGTTTATGTAAGTTGGCAAATTTACTTGGATTACacgaaacaaaattaaatcttttttcgttgcatttttgttgattgttgtttCAGCTTGGAGGATCACGAGAAACATCACATGCCTTATCTGCGCGAGGAGAACTGTGAGCAAATCTTACATAGCCATTGTCCCCTGAGCTTCGACAGTATATCGCCCTATACCGATGATGTCTAAGATTAATTGTTATGGCTTAAGCtgatcttaaaaataaatggatacattaattgaattgaatttttataaaaattatgatagttttattatgaattcaataatttttcattactCTGAACTGGTTTCTTTTGCTTCTGCTGAATAAATCTTCGATCAGCAACAACTATTGAAGATTGTAATGTTTTTTCTCTAAACTAACACAAAACGGACCCTTGACTGAAATGGCTTTTGTATTTTCGCAAATGTgtattgttgttaattaaatcaaaaccaaaTAGCAACCAATtatgaaaacaattgaaatttttctattgtctttttaataaattgatgaacaaattgtataatgttaaaataatagcATTGTCATTGAAAACGTTTTATTCTCCTCTAATTcgtaaataagcaaataatttacaaatacttaacgagttataaattaaatcaagtgCTCAATTTTAACTTAGTTCTCAttcagaaaaattaataaagctgCTTTTGTTGGCACAGAAAGTGtgtaattagttaaaaataataaattacataataCTTAATAACGAGTCTATGCTAATATATACTAAGTAGTTTAACGAGTATTTAAACACACTTTGCAACGATGCATGTTATACTCTTTTTTATGAGCCCAGTATCCAAAGGTTTTTTTATAGGCTtaagatattttcattattcattcaattgttattttaatttttttactattatcataatttcaaaaataagtaaatgagTATATTGTGATGTTTGGAGTGTATGGAACTGGGGTAGAAGGCATCTCCGATCttattaagtattttgaaatatatctgctctattttcaaaaatgttgacgaaaagtaaaaatcttttaaagtGCAACCCGAGTGCAGTCCGAgttggaaaatataaatatttatttcagtttttttttaagctttcctgttttttattttaaattttaagttatggTAAAAGCTGCAAAGAAACGTGCACTGGGCATCCAACAGTCGAGCATCTCGGAGCAGCGTTCATACTGTTTattgattgtttttgttacagctgcgtgttgttgtctgtattttgttatttataattaacttgTGTCATTTTCAGGtggacaattttttttgttttaatggcAACAAGCAACATGCACTTAATTGGCAGTTTTATTAAACAACAGAGAGAAAGTGGAAAGTCAAGAAAAAaagtatagcatacttttttgcGTTCGCTCATTGTTGACCTCATTGCATGACAAAagtttcagctgctgctgttgatgttgccgcTGTTTAATGTCGCCAGCATGAAATGCCAAGTGTTGTTAAAATGTTTGCAGGCGCCTTTGAGCCACTTGCCACGCCCAGGCCCGCAGACCTGTCGCCCACGCACatagtattaaaaattaactttaattaagttgaatacataaattacacacacacacacacacacacgcacacaaggGCATtaaaacgcacacacatacacttacaaaCATGCTGACGTTTTGTTGTAATGCACTTTTCAAGTTTGTTGCAAACTCTGAGAGAAC
The genomic region above belongs to Drosophila innubila isolate TH190305 chromosome 3R unlocalized genomic scaffold, UK_Dinn_1.0 2_E_3R, whole genome shotgun sequence and contains:
- the LOC117791525 gene encoding uncharacterized protein LOC117791525 isoform X2, whose translation is MVFSLNWMRLWQFLLLFWMCSTVVDCADGLNAVSDVITGDHSYHNNTHNNFDIRDNYDNFNQLTANNETRVLRRGKRYLEFTKGSRMSWRTNGKNNLIKINTLFSYGYGFRANYPFPDPQDQRKRNRVFFKRDLFSKLETALDGHGFDGRACLLKSFCTALLDVDKSQQKSGMLFKLLKLIFRRQRRFLDIIETSRLFVGNILRDAILFFWNSKFRVNVKNNVIPKPTIWAHGYGFRANTPILVKRENRPFRRDTYELVHELMERSGFDGQACVLKAYCTALAGDHGQGFLFKLLKYMFILEDHEKHHMPYLREENCEQILHSHCPLSFDSISPYTDDV
- the LOC117791525 gene encoding uncharacterized protein LOC117791525 isoform X1, with product MVFSLNWMRLWQFLLLFWMCSTVVDCADGLNAVSDVITGDHSYHNNTHNNFDIRDNYDNFNQLTANNETRVLRRGKRYLEFTKGSRMSWRTNGKNNLIKINTLFSYGYGFRANYPFPDPQDQRKRNRVFFKRDLFSKLETALDGHGFDGRACLLKSFCTALLDVDKSQQKSGMLFKLLKLIFSLEDHEKHHMPYLREENCEQILHSHCPLSFDSISPYTDDV